A single genomic interval of Arthrobacter methylotrophus harbors:
- a CDS encoding dihydroorotase has translation MNESRIDLVLTGRVQEGQGWVRKDVHVLNGRIHAIVDTGTQVEASRWIDAKEGYVLPGMVDAHVHSLSHPGEGIAASTRSAAAGGVTTIVEMPFDLKGPINSTDRLNAKRELAESEAFVDVALMGTLAPDGGWRSAEALAEAGAVGFKVSLFDTDKDRFPRISDAELRNVMAATAGAERTVAVHAENNEIVQAMLAAERELNPFDPKAHVRSRPPVSETLGVLTALEVAHEQNARLHLCHLSLPRSVDLVEWYKNQGLDVTLETCPHYLTFTENDHDAQRGRLKINPPLRKESDRNGMWERIASGSIDVVSSDHAPWPAKYKDHEGIFANHSGAPGVQTSMAVTLSGALGRGQDDFNAAVRSLTEAPALRFGVGASKGRVAVGYDADFAVFDPASGWDIDAADMYSNAGWTPYQGMKTSGRVTMTISRGTVVWDGNELLGEAGRGQVVGTPS, from the coding sequence ATGAATGAATCACGTATCGACTTGGTCCTCACTGGGCGGGTGCAGGAGGGGCAGGGCTGGGTCCGGAAAGACGTCCATGTCCTCAATGGACGTATCCACGCCATCGTTGACACCGGAACTCAGGTGGAGGCGTCCCGGTGGATCGACGCCAAGGAAGGCTATGTCCTCCCCGGCATGGTGGATGCCCACGTCCATTCGCTGTCACACCCGGGCGAGGGAATCGCTGCCTCCACCCGCTCGGCCGCAGCCGGTGGAGTCACGACGATCGTTGAAATGCCTTTCGACCTCAAAGGTCCAATCAACTCCACGGACCGCCTCAACGCAAAGCGTGAGTTGGCCGAGAGCGAAGCATTCGTGGACGTCGCCCTCATGGGGACGCTGGCACCTGACGGCGGCTGGCGTTCCGCTGAAGCCTTGGCCGAAGCAGGGGCGGTCGGCTTCAAGGTCTCGCTCTTTGACACCGACAAAGACCGCTTTCCGCGCATCTCGGATGCCGAATTGCGTAACGTCATGGCCGCAACCGCTGGGGCAGAGCGTACCGTTGCCGTGCACGCCGAGAACAACGAAATTGTCCAGGCGATGCTGGCCGCGGAGCGGGAGCTGAACCCCTTCGATCCGAAGGCCCACGTTCGGAGCCGGCCCCCGGTCAGTGAAACCCTTGGCGTCCTCACGGCACTCGAGGTGGCTCATGAACAGAACGCGCGCCTGCACCTGTGCCACCTGAGTTTGCCCCGCTCTGTGGACTTGGTCGAGTGGTACAAGAACCAGGGGCTGGATGTCACCCTCGAGACGTGTCCCCATTACTTGACCTTCACTGAAAACGACCATGATGCACAGCGTGGCCGTCTTAAGATCAACCCCCCGCTGCGCAAGGAATCGGACCGCAACGGCATGTGGGAGCGCATCGCGTCAGGATCGATCGACGTCGTCTCCTCGGACCATGCACCGTGGCCCGCGAAGTACAAGGACCATGAGGGAATATTCGCCAATCACTCGGGCGCACCGGGTGTTCAGACCTCAATGGCTGTCACTCTCTCCGGTGCCCTGGGCCGCGGCCAGGACGACTTCAACGCGGCCGTCCGCAGCCTTACCGAGGCACCCGCTCTACGCTTCGGCGTCGGCGCGAGCAAGGGACGCGTCGCCGTCGGCTATGACGCTGACTTTGCCGTCTTCGATCCCGCATCCGGATGGGACATCGATGCAGCTGACATGTACTCGAACGCGGGCTGGACCCCGTACCAGGGCATGAAGACCAGCGGGAGGGTGACGATGACCATCTCTCGAGGTACCGTCGTTTGGGATGGCAATGAACTGCTCGGAGAGGCAGGACGGGGCCAGGTTGTCGGCACTCCGTCCTGA
- a CDS encoding IclR family transcriptional regulator, translating into MSLSSLQRGLEILSEVTRSGPMRVDDIASALDIPVSTAYRYVKLLKESDFLYDIDGVYSAGLRISSRDEQTQKQHIVEMAASTMTRLRQLTNETVILTVRVQAAALCLERLPAGRTSMLSFYRGSVRPLYAGASATALLAYAPPDVIASVRTGSMRRFTALTPSSERLGQILPTIRSNGYAVSEGEVDPFMVGVAAPVFRHGHCICALSVAGRQSSIQGQRLDDVVEQVRSAAAELGPRLESDAGSGAWMTEEGW; encoded by the coding sequence ATGAGTCTCAGCTCCCTGCAGCGTGGCTTGGAAATACTCTCCGAAGTGACCCGGTCGGGCCCCATGCGTGTGGACGACATCGCTTCCGCTTTGGACATACCTGTGTCGACGGCCTACCGCTACGTGAAGCTGCTCAAGGAATCCGATTTTCTCTACGATATTGACGGCGTTTACTCTGCCGGCCTGAGGATTTCCAGCCGGGATGAACAAACCCAAAAGCAGCACATCGTGGAGATGGCAGCATCGACCATGACGAGATTGCGGCAGCTTACGAACGAGACAGTCATCCTCACCGTCCGGGTGCAGGCGGCCGCCCTGTGTCTGGAACGGCTGCCAGCAGGCCGAACCAGCATGCTGTCCTTCTACCGGGGATCGGTCCGTCCGCTGTATGCAGGGGCAAGTGCCACCGCACTGCTTGCGTATGCCCCTCCGGACGTCATTGCATCCGTGCGTACGGGCTCCATGCGCAGATTCACCGCCCTGACGCCTTCGTCGGAGCGTCTGGGGCAGATCCTGCCGACTATCCGGTCCAACGGCTATGCGGTCAGCGAAGGGGAAGTTGATCCCTTCATGGTGGGGGTGGCTGCTCCGGTGTTTCGCCACGGACACTGCATTTGCGCCCTGTCAGTGGCCGGTCGCCAGAGCTCCATCCAGGGACAAAGGCTCGATGACGTCGTGGAGCAGGTGCGCTCAGCCGCGGCCGAGTTGGGCCCAAGGCTGGAATCCGATGCCGGCAGCGGTGCCTGGATGACCGAAGAAGGCTGGTAA
- a CDS encoding M20 family metallo-hydrolase: MTQPKIDVLVPDSDRMWADIMELSSIVDDRSPGWSREVFSEPYKASRDWTLQRMRDAGLEASIDAAGNIVGRLAGKNPNAPAIMTGSHTDTVHSGGRFDGIVGVMGAIEAARMLQESGTRLTSDLIVVDFLGEEANPFGVSCIGSRAIAGVLDPTHLERQDADGVSMAAAMAKFGLDPAAAVAMAWKPSDVKSYIELHVEQGPMLENAGTEIGVVTSIAGIERLMAVFTGRADHAGTTPMDQRADALIAAAEAILTVERVGCGAPIHGVTTTGKIATGQGAFNVVPDSSTIWAEIRSIDPSWLSGARRRIADQIAEDAAKRGVEVAIDLLNDQDPVPASQSMQDTVARAADSLGLSWAAVPSGAGHDAAHMAHLGSMGMIFIPSRGGRSHCPDEWTDKEHLGSGVQVLTSTLINLDQA; the protein is encoded by the coding sequence ATGACACAACCCAAGATCGACGTTTTGGTGCCGGACAGTGACCGGATGTGGGCCGATATCATGGAGCTCTCCTCCATCGTCGATGACCGAAGCCCGGGCTGGTCCCGAGAGGTTTTTTCCGAGCCTTACAAGGCCTCCCGTGACTGGACGCTGCAGCGGATGCGCGACGCCGGGCTGGAGGCCTCCATCGATGCCGCAGGCAACATAGTCGGCCGCCTCGCAGGGAAGAACCCGAATGCCCCGGCGATCATGACCGGTTCACACACCGACACCGTCCATTCCGGTGGCCGCTTCGACGGCATTGTCGGAGTCATGGGCGCCATTGAGGCTGCCCGCATGCTTCAAGAGTCGGGTACCCGGCTCACCAGCGACCTTATCGTCGTGGACTTCCTGGGCGAGGAAGCCAATCCCTTTGGTGTCAGCTGCATCGGATCCAGGGCGATCGCGGGTGTGTTGGACCCGACGCATCTCGAACGGCAAGATGCCGACGGTGTTTCCATGGCGGCGGCAATGGCCAAATTCGGGCTCGACCCGGCTGCCGCCGTCGCCATGGCCTGGAAACCGAGCGACGTGAAGTCCTACATAGAACTCCACGTCGAACAGGGGCCCATGCTTGAGAACGCCGGGACCGAGATCGGCGTCGTTACGTCGATCGCCGGCATCGAGCGGCTCATGGCCGTGTTTACCGGCCGGGCAGACCACGCGGGTACCACTCCCATGGACCAGCGCGCAGACGCCCTCATCGCCGCTGCCGAAGCGATCCTCACGGTCGAACGTGTCGGCTGCGGAGCGCCGATCCACGGCGTCACCACCACGGGCAAAATTGCCACGGGCCAAGGCGCCTTCAACGTCGTTCCCGATTCGTCCACGATCTGGGCTGAAATCCGGAGCATCGATCCAAGCTGGCTGAGCGGCGCACGACGCCGGATCGCCGACCAAATTGCCGAAGACGCGGCCAAACGCGGCGTGGAAGTGGCCATAGACCTGCTCAACGACCAAGACCCTGTCCCCGCATCCCAGTCGATGCAGGACACCGTTGCCCGGGCCGCCGATTCACTGGGGCTCAGCTGGGCGGCGGTGCCCAGCGGCGCCGGCCACGACGCTGCCCACATGGCTCATCTTGGCTCCATGGGCATGATCTTCATCCCCTCCAGGGGCGGCCGAAGCCACTGCCCGGACGAATGGACAGACAAGGAGCACCTTGGCTCAGGCGTACAGGTTCTCACCTCGACTTTGATCAATCTCGACCAGGCGTAG
- a CDS encoding MFS transporter, which produces MTTIPSATMKSKDQEQASKRRGALRGGIFGYYVDQFDIFLPIITLAPAMSYFNGAGTSAENVALFSSLIFISTLVARPLGAAIFGHFADKTGRRLTTLIAIGGFGVATLLMALLPGFQTMGHFGLWALIVLRFIGGFFLGGEYSVAIPLAMEWAAKERRGPLSGMITSMASIANVTLALLTFGLLSFIPAAGPDSPYAVWGWRIPFIGGAILAFALFLYYRNNVHDTPGFETAEKAENPFKVLFKGVHRRSLIQIFILMTGMWILSNLSNAVLTGRLKSDAHIPDQTVSLIMSIAPLITAGCFIASGFISQKIGRRTFYRWYALLITLVAPAMYVLAMTVGNSNIMLTAVLAVLVQVTSLCVFAPVGAYLSERFPSSIRASGYGVGYSLAVILPAFYEFYIKGLGNIMPDRFAVASLICLAGVLVWIGATMGPETKDVNLADDASFTV; this is translated from the coding sequence ATGACAACAATTCCATCTGCGACGATGAAGTCGAAGGATCAAGAACAAGCTAGCAAGCGCCGCGGCGCACTCCGCGGAGGCATTTTCGGCTACTACGTCGACCAGTTCGATATCTTCCTGCCGATCATTACGCTGGCACCCGCGATGAGCTACTTCAATGGAGCCGGCACATCTGCGGAGAACGTTGCGCTTTTCAGCTCGCTGATCTTCATCTCGACCCTCGTTGCCCGCCCCCTGGGCGCTGCAATTTTCGGGCACTTCGCCGATAAGACGGGCCGTCGGCTGACCACGCTGATCGCCATTGGCGGATTCGGTGTGGCCACCCTGCTGATGGCGCTGCTCCCTGGCTTCCAGACGATGGGCCACTTTGGTTTGTGGGCACTGATCGTCCTTCGCTTCATCGGAGGCTTCTTCCTGGGCGGTGAGTATTCCGTAGCGATACCGCTGGCTATGGAATGGGCCGCGAAGGAGCGTCGCGGCCCCCTCAGCGGCATGATCACGTCCATGGCATCAATCGCCAACGTGACCCTCGCGCTGCTCACCTTCGGCCTCCTGTCGTTCATCCCGGCAGCTGGTCCCGATTCCCCGTACGCGGTGTGGGGCTGGCGCATCCCGTTCATCGGCGGAGCAATCCTTGCCTTCGCCTTGTTCCTGTACTACCGGAACAACGTCCACGACACCCCCGGCTTCGAAACCGCGGAAAAGGCCGAGAACCCCTTCAAGGTGCTCTTCAAGGGTGTTCACCGCCGAAGCCTCATCCAGATCTTCATCCTGATGACAGGGATGTGGATCCTAAGCAATTTGAGCAACGCGGTGCTGACAGGCAGACTCAAATCCGACGCGCATATTCCTGACCAGACCGTCAGCCTCATCATGTCCATCGCACCACTGATCACGGCCGGCTGTTTCATCGCTTCCGGTTTCATCTCGCAGAAGATCGGCCGACGCACGTTCTACCGCTGGTACGCCCTGTTGATCACCCTCGTTGCCCCGGCGATGTATGTCCTTGCCATGACAGTGGGCAACAGCAACATCATGCTGACCGCAGTGCTGGCGGTCCTGGTGCAGGTGACCAGTCTGTGTGTCTTCGCCCCGGTGGGTGCCTACCTGAGCGAACGGTTCCCATCCAGCATCCGGGCTAGCGGCTACGGTGTCGGCTACAGCCTGGCAGTCATCCTGCCGGCGTTCTACGAGTTCTACATCAAAGGCCTGGGGAACATCATGCCGGACAGGTTCGCCGTGGCCTCCCTGATCTGCCTCGCGGGCGTGCTCGTATGGATCGGTGCCACGATGGGGCCGGAAACCAAGGACGTCAACCTGGCAGATGACGCAAGCTTCACTGTCTGA
- a CDS encoding signal peptidase I — translation MDSSLSSGTGPRLGARTRQRISARRVLRMIATTAATLAAMAFLAVGVVAPLLHIGFSPVLTGSMRPAYAPGDLLITAPADVSSLRPGQIAVFTPPGESVPFAHRITAIAGTSSKPILTTKGDANPAPDHWQAVLDQTQVPVVVAVVPSVGSALLWIESPLQRALLTALFGLTVTGSAVWWILRSSPASSERHTSGHSGRRRAVHAL, via the coding sequence ATGGACAGCTCTCTTAGCTCTGGCACGGGTCCCCGCCTGGGGGCGAGGACCCGCCAACGTATCTCCGCACGCCGGGTGCTCCGCATGATCGCGACGACGGCCGCGACGCTCGCGGCAATGGCCTTCCTTGCGGTCGGTGTCGTAGCCCCGCTGCTGCACATCGGATTCTCCCCGGTCCTGACTGGCAGCATGCGCCCGGCCTACGCTCCCGGGGACCTGCTCATTACGGCACCGGCCGACGTGAGCAGCCTCCGTCCGGGCCAGATCGCCGTCTTTACGCCTCCGGGTGAAAGCGTCCCGTTCGCCCACCGCATCACCGCTATTGCCGGCACCTCGTCTAAACCGATCCTCACCACCAAGGGCGATGCCAACCCGGCCCCTGACCACTGGCAGGCTGTCCTGGACCAGACTCAGGTGCCGGTGGTCGTCGCCGTCGTTCCCTCGGTAGGAAGCGCCCTGCTGTGGATCGAAAGTCCGCTCCAACGGGCCCTCCTAACGGCCTTGTTCGGCCTGACGGTCACCGGATCCGCTGTCTGGTGGATCCTCCGAAGCAGCCCTGCCTCATCGGAACGCCACACATCGGGCCACTCCGGCCGCCGTCGTGCCGTCCACGCTCTTTAA
- a CDS encoding TasA family protein, producing the protein MSEIKAHRAARSTRRPTPAVFAACAVAAAGLAITGGGVFAALNATASNTTAQNATSGTLSLTMANNGAGFGQSVSNLAPGDIVNRYVNLTQGDTMDAKALTLAVADGTPSKLTTDATKGLHVTVTQCSGTWTTTGAGACTGTGATTTVLATGVPLSSLTATPSTLIAGTVAASSTLNLQISLALPDQNETTVNGVLPASPIQGLASALTWTFGETQRTSTVVGS; encoded by the coding sequence ATGTCTGAAATCAAAGCCCACCGCGCCGCCCGCTCCACCCGCCGCCCCACCCCGGCCGTGTTCGCCGCCTGCGCCGTGGCAGCTGCCGGCCTGGCAATCACCGGCGGCGGCGTGTTCGCAGCCCTGAACGCCACCGCCTCCAACACCACCGCCCAGAACGCTACTTCCGGCACCCTGAGCCTGACCATGGCAAACAACGGAGCCGGGTTCGGCCAGTCGGTCTCCAACCTGGCTCCCGGCGACATCGTGAACCGCTACGTCAACCTCACGCAGGGCGACACCATGGACGCCAAGGCCCTGACCCTGGCGGTCGCAGACGGCACCCCGAGCAAGCTCACCACCGACGCCACCAAGGGACTCCACGTCACCGTCACCCAGTGCTCCGGCACCTGGACCACCACCGGTGCCGGCGCCTGCACCGGAACCGGTGCCACCACCACCGTGCTGGCGACGGGCGTGCCCCTCAGCTCCCTCACAGCGACGCCCTCCACGCTGATCGCCGGCACGGTCGCAGCAAGTTCCACCCTGAACCTCCAGATCTCCCTGGCCCTGCCGGACCAGAACGAAACCACGGTCAACGGAGTCCTTCCCGCCAGCCCCATCCAGGGCCTGGCCTCGGCGCTGACCTGGACCTTCGGCGAAACCCAGCGCACCTCCACGGTCGTCGGAAGCTAA
- a CDS encoding Hpt domain-containing protein, with product MAATPRREDFQPDALLDLADQLQCTTIPRRYALTFLDMLQMRVERILSATVSNDTEDAMDAVLSLKVNAHMVGARSIAETCNGLEQNILDGDMPVAARNARTLRGNIGTLKTAMHDFLSYALKESASKVSAPGC from the coding sequence ATGGCAGCCACACCACGGCGGGAAGACTTCCAGCCCGACGCCCTGCTCGACCTCGCAGACCAGCTGCAATGCACCACCATTCCCAGGCGATACGCACTGACCTTCCTGGACATGCTCCAGATGCGGGTAGAACGCATCCTCTCCGCCACCGTCAGCAATGACACCGAGGACGCCATGGACGCCGTCCTCAGCCTCAAAGTCAACGCCCACATGGTCGGTGCACGCTCGATAGCGGAAACCTGCAACGGCCTTGAACAAAACATCCTTGACGGCGACATGCCAGTGGCAGCACGTAATGCGCGGACCCTTCGCGGCAACATCGGCACCCTCAAAACCGCCATGCACGATTTTCTCTCGTATGCGCTGAAGGAATCCGCGAGCAAGGTTAGTGCACCAGGCTGCTGA
- a CDS encoding PEP/pyruvate-binding domain-containing protein, whose translation MSYVYNFGDVQPGDIAVAGGKGAGLGNLVRAGLPVPPGFVLTTAAYGAFVDANGIQPRIQELATLSPQAAPQDYEDASNAIRALFTAGTMPPDVAAELGAAYGRLGDTAVAVRSSATAEDLASASFAGQQESYLNVRGAEALAAAVIDCWSSLWTGRALAYRAREGIAPDSVRLAVVIQQMVEAEAAGVMFTANPANGRRDQTVISAAWGLGESVVSGTVTTDDLVVEAGTGRVLSRRTADKAVMTVYASQGTASQRTAIEGTALGGTVEQPVPAALRHQPVLDDAAAAELASYGTRISQYFKAPQDIEWARSGREFFMLQSRPITALPEPSADPPETWPVPYPKGMYFRASIVEQLPDPLSPLFADLIDGSVTRSLKALMAEAVGSKVIRESDVGLPTINGYAYYYYRTSGMWRVMGKLPTALNALARGKAHMGLSGWREFSHPRYARIVQGWSARSVSRLSGQELLEGVRTLLDAGTVYYTAVQSVIPIAATSEISFRAYYDKLIRRAGDPPAETFLLGFDSEPIRAEKSLYDLAAWVRALPELAAAILNEPTPALAESQRNGSTPGFVDPALWQQWHSRFQDHLDRFGHAVYNLDFVCPVPADDPSAQLEQVKFYLRGQGNDPYERQRLAAARRKEQTDRVATRLGRRRKAVFLRLLRWAQNAAPVREDALSDVGLAWPLIRRMLLELGQRLVHSGVIAAPADVFWLRHQELQSAVEFGLAEPDAPEAPGAPAPVAITGTERPVRADVVNERKMLWRGQAKAAAPQMLPESRWMKRTFESMMPAGSPDQQGDVIKGVGASAGRASAPARVLSGPQDFAQMAPGEVLVARITTPAWTSLFAMASAVVTDVGGPLSHSSIVAREYGIPAVLGTGVATQRLKSGQLITVDGDAGTVTPDHSAG comes from the coding sequence ATGAGCTACGTCTACAACTTCGGCGACGTGCAACCGGGCGACATCGCCGTAGCCGGCGGCAAAGGCGCTGGACTGGGCAACCTTGTCCGGGCCGGGCTGCCTGTGCCACCGGGATTTGTACTGACCACTGCCGCCTATGGGGCTTTCGTGGATGCCAACGGGATCCAGCCGCGGATCCAGGAGCTGGCGACCCTCTCGCCGCAGGCGGCACCGCAGGACTACGAGGACGCCTCGAACGCAATCCGGGCACTGTTCACCGCCGGCACCATGCCGCCAGACGTCGCGGCCGAGCTCGGCGCCGCCTACGGTCGCCTAGGCGACACCGCCGTCGCGGTCCGTTCCTCCGCGACGGCCGAGGACCTCGCCTCGGCCAGCTTCGCCGGGCAACAGGAGAGCTACCTTAATGTCCGCGGGGCGGAAGCGCTGGCTGCGGCCGTCATCGATTGCTGGTCTTCCTTGTGGACGGGGCGCGCCTTGGCCTACCGGGCGCGTGAAGGCATCGCGCCGGATTCGGTGCGTCTCGCCGTCGTGATCCAACAGATGGTCGAGGCCGAAGCCGCCGGGGTCATGTTCACCGCCAATCCGGCCAACGGGCGCCGCGACCAGACGGTGATCAGTGCGGCATGGGGCCTCGGGGAGTCGGTGGTCAGCGGAACCGTCACCACGGATGATCTGGTTGTCGAAGCAGGAACCGGCCGTGTGCTCTCGCGTCGCACCGCGGACAAGGCGGTCATGACCGTCTACGCGAGCCAGGGGACTGCGAGCCAAAGGACCGCGATCGAGGGTACCGCGCTCGGGGGAACCGTGGAGCAGCCGGTGCCCGCGGCCCTTCGTCACCAGCCGGTGCTGGACGATGCTGCTGCCGCCGAACTTGCCAGTTACGGAACACGTATTTCGCAGTACTTCAAGGCGCCGCAGGACATCGAGTGGGCGCGGTCCGGCCGCGAATTTTTCATGCTCCAATCCCGGCCCATCACCGCACTGCCCGAACCCTCGGCTGACCCACCGGAGACGTGGCCGGTGCCTTACCCGAAGGGAATGTACTTCCGCGCGAGCATCGTGGAACAGTTGCCGGACCCGCTCTCCCCGCTGTTCGCCGATCTCATTGACGGCTCGGTGACGAGGTCGCTGAAGGCCCTGATGGCAGAAGCCGTCGGCAGCAAAGTCATCCGGGAGAGCGACGTCGGACTTCCCACCATCAACGGCTATGCCTACTACTATTACCGAACCTCGGGAATGTGGCGGGTGATGGGCAAATTGCCAACTGCCCTTAACGCGCTGGCCCGAGGCAAGGCGCACATGGGCCTGAGTGGTTGGCGGGAATTCTCCCACCCCCGCTATGCGCGGATTGTCCAGGGCTGGTCGGCGAGGTCCGTTTCGCGGCTCTCCGGCCAGGAATTGTTGGAGGGCGTCCGGACGTTGTTGGACGCCGGCACCGTGTACTACACGGCGGTGCAGTCGGTCATTCCGATCGCGGCCACCAGCGAAATCTCTTTCCGTGCCTATTACGACAAACTCATCCGACGCGCGGGCGATCCTCCGGCCGAAACGTTCCTCCTCGGCTTCGACAGCGAACCCATCCGGGCGGAAAAGTCCTTGTACGACCTCGCAGCCTGGGTCCGCGCATTACCGGAGTTAGCTGCTGCGATCCTCAATGAGCCGACGCCGGCGCTCGCCGAGTCCCAGCGCAACGGGTCCACGCCTGGCTTCGTGGACCCGGCGCTTTGGCAGCAATGGCATTCCCGGTTCCAGGACCACCTCGACCGTTTCGGCCACGCGGTCTATAACCTGGATTTCGTCTGCCCTGTGCCGGCCGACGATCCATCGGCGCAGCTGGAACAGGTGAAGTTCTACCTGCGAGGACAGGGCAATGATCCGTACGAGCGACAGCGGCTCGCGGCCGCTCGGCGGAAGGAGCAAACAGATCGAGTGGCCACCCGTCTCGGGCGGAGGCGCAAGGCGGTGTTCCTCCGGCTGCTCCGGTGGGCGCAGAACGCGGCGCCTGTTCGCGAAGACGCCCTGTCCGACGTCGGACTGGCCTGGCCGCTGATACGGCGGATGCTGCTGGAACTCGGGCAGCGGCTGGTGCACTCGGGGGTGATCGCCGCGCCCGCCGACGTATTCTGGTTGCGCCATCAGGAGCTGCAGAGCGCCGTCGAGTTCGGTCTCGCCGAGCCAGACGCTCCCGAAGCGCCGGGCGCCCCTGCGCCGGTGGCAATCACCGGGACCGAGCGTCCTGTCCGCGCCGACGTCGTCAACGAGCGCAAGATGCTGTGGCGAGGCCAGGCCAAAGCCGCGGCTCCTCAAATGTTGCCCGAAAGCCGGTGGATGAAGCGAACCTTCGAATCGATGATGCCAGCGGGTTCCCCGGACCAGCAGGGCGACGTCATCAAGGGAGTCGGCGCCAGCGCGGGCCGCGCCAGCGCTCCTGCCCGTGTCCTGAGCGGGCCGCAGGACTTCGCGCAGATGGCGCCCGGAGAGGTGCTGGTGGCCCGGATCACCACTCCGGCGTGGACTTCGCTGTTCGCGATGGCGTCCGCCGTGGTCACCGACGTCGGCGGTCCGTTGAGCCACAGCTCCATCGTGGCCCGCGAATACGGAATTCCCGCCGTGCTCGGCACCGGGGTTGCCACCCAGCGGCTCAAGAGCGGCCAACTGATCACGGTCGACGGCGACGCCGGCACGGTGACCCCCGACCACTCGGCCGGCTAA
- a CDS encoding Flp family type IVb pilin produces the protein MFAFFSNAASRIRRDEKGATAVEYGIMVALIAVVIIVAVTALGGTVKDTFTQVQCSVSGKTTYAAGATAGTGACP, from the coding sequence ATGTTTGCTTTCTTCTCCAACGCCGCATCGCGAATCCGTCGTGACGAAAAGGGCGCCACCGCCGTCGAATACGGCATCATGGTTGCCCTCATCGCCGTCGTCATCATCGTCGCCGTCACTGCCCTCGGTGGGACCGTCAAGGACACGTTCACCCAGGTCCAGTGTTCGGTGTCCGGCAAAACCACCTACGCCGCAGGAGCGACTGCCGGCACTGGCGCCTGCCCCTAG
- a CDS encoding TadE family protein, giving the protein MPRVSERGAVAVEFAILAPLLVMLLLGIMEFGRAYNVQVSLSNAAREGVRVMAISNNQTAAKTAAKNAAVSLNPGLADSNFTFSPATCTSGAQMTVTIKYTLSTLTGMAGPFPMQGVGVMVCSG; this is encoded by the coding sequence ATGCCGAGGGTATCTGAACGGGGCGCCGTGGCGGTCGAGTTCGCCATCCTGGCGCCGCTCCTGGTGATGCTGCTCCTGGGCATCATGGAGTTCGGCAGGGCTTACAACGTTCAGGTGTCGCTCTCGAACGCAGCACGCGAAGGGGTCCGGGTGATGGCAATTTCGAATAACCAAACGGCGGCCAAAACAGCGGCAAAGAATGCCGCGGTTTCACTGAACCCAGGACTGGCCGACTCGAACTTCACTTTCAGCCCCGCCACATGTACCTCGGGGGCACAGATGACCGTCACTATCAAGTACACCCTCAGCACCCTCACGGGAATGGCCGGTCCATTCCCCATGCAAGGAGTCGGGGTGATGGTATGCAGCGGATGA